A window of the Burkholderia sp. 9120 genome harbors these coding sequences:
- a CDS encoding porin — protein sequence MRLPAKKLMAALAVAASPLAYGQTSVSLYGRLDAGLEYLNHINNAAGGSSSRWSAEGGDWGTSMLGLKGNEDLGGGLNAIFNLETGLQVMNGTTSGGRLWSRRAFVGLKSQEWGTLQAGRNLFIDSDGVWEFDPFVQQAFSSASLVRGRNWQQTSNNVEYHSPVFWGFDVQGQYSFGNQPGSFNSGANGEFGRSDGIMLSYHSTLFDVRGIYDELRDSNGRFSNIFQASREYFVGANVHFDAVKIQGAYTHYSAPDSPVGVADSADHYWLGATYNFQPRWAVTAGGYYVKVGDGSGDVAHDPSGHAMMYVLGTTYNLTKRTFLYGTVGYVNNGGNSNFSLEASPRDSTSNTSPLVGESQTGAYVGMLHQF from the coding sequence ATGAGACTACCTGCTAAAAAATTAATGGCGGCGCTCGCGGTAGCGGCCAGTCCGCTGGCTTATGGTCAAACCAGTGTGTCGTTATATGGCCGCCTGGACGCGGGTCTGGAATACCTGAATCACATCAACAACGCCGCGGGCGGCAGTTCGAGCCGCTGGAGCGCGGAGGGCGGGGATTGGGGCACCAGCATGCTGGGCCTCAAGGGTAATGAAGATCTGGGCGGTGGCCTGAATGCGATCTTCAACCTGGAAACCGGCTTGCAGGTGATGAACGGCACCACCAGCGGCGGGCGCCTCTGGTCGCGGCGCGCGTTCGTCGGCTTGAAGAGCCAGGAGTGGGGCACGCTGCAGGCGGGCCGCAATCTGTTTATCGATAGCGACGGCGTGTGGGAATTCGATCCGTTCGTGCAGCAGGCGTTTTCGTCGGCCTCGCTGGTGCGCGGGCGCAACTGGCAGCAGACCAGCAACAACGTTGAATATCACAGCCCGGTGTTCTGGGGCTTCGACGTGCAGGGGCAATACTCGTTCGGCAATCAGCCGGGCTCGTTCAACAGCGGTGCCAACGGCGAGTTCGGCCGCTCCGACGGCATCATGCTGAGCTATCACTCCACGCTGTTCGACGTGCGCGGTATCTACGACGAACTGCGCGACAGCAACGGCCGCTTCAGCAATATCTTCCAGGCGTCGCGCGAATATTTCGTGGGCGCCAACGTGCATTTCGATGCGGTGAAGATTCAGGGCGCCTATACGCACTACTCGGCGCCGGACTCGCCGGTCGGCGTGGCCGATAGCGCGGATCACTACTGGCTCGGCGCGACCTACAACTTCCAGCCGCGCTGGGCGGTGACGGCGGGCGGCTACTACGTGAAGGTCGGCGACGGCAGCGGCGACGTCGCGCACGACCCGTCCGGCCACGCGATGATGTACGTGCTCGGCACCACCTACAACCTGACGAAGCGCACCTTCCTGTATGGCACGGTGGGTTACGTGAACAACGGCGGCAACTCGAACTTCTCGCTCGAAGCGTCGCCGCGCGACTCGACCAGCAACACGAGTCCGCTGGTCGGCGAATCGCAGACCGGCGCTTATGTCGGCATGCTGCATCAGTTCTGA
- a CDS encoding AAA family ATPase, with protein MNAPELTEDEHLGLYQRATDNGAEWWRVSVADRPENYRLEHGTDDGERTGAVDIDLVVDAENLRAKLKKWRREGFAIDTDDTNAEHDAAERIAFMPALQRAAALAAVAKQRHAEGVNESESVRVGHVDVPCGMDGPLVPRINPAYLFSERFNDIVEDIVENRRVMLIGHTGAGKTSLIEQVAARSRHGVLRSNMNGQTTVGDFVGFWTVKGGETLWVDGVLPTAMREGLWLIVDEIDFAEPSILAALTAVLEPHGRLVLKEKGNEIVAPHPAFRLFATANAVGAMSQFRHLYQGANLMNEAFLDRWRVYLLDYLSPAEEADVLIRTLAPHMTRTLATTLAAIAADCRAAFSREDLSSAFSTRRLLDWAELMLRTGDPERAAGPAIYAKVSPEDAALIRGIIRHHIAPAA; from the coding sequence ATGAATGCGCCCGAACTGACCGAAGACGAACACCTTGGCCTTTACCAACGCGCAACGGATAACGGCGCTGAATGGTGGCGCGTCAGCGTCGCCGACCGCCCGGAAAACTATCGCCTCGAACATGGCACGGACGACGGCGAGCGCACTGGCGCGGTCGATATCGATCTGGTGGTCGACGCGGAAAACCTGCGCGCCAAGCTGAAAAAATGGCGCCGCGAAGGCTTCGCGATCGATACCGACGACACCAACGCCGAGCACGACGCGGCCGAACGCATCGCCTTCATGCCCGCCTTGCAGCGCGCCGCAGCGCTCGCGGCGGTGGCGAAACAGCGGCACGCCGAAGGCGTAAACGAGAGCGAGAGCGTGCGCGTCGGCCATGTCGACGTGCCCTGCGGCATGGATGGTCCGCTGGTGCCGCGCATCAATCCCGCCTATCTGTTTTCCGAGCGCTTCAACGACATCGTCGAAGATATCGTCGAGAACCGCCGCGTCATGCTGATCGGCCACACCGGCGCCGGCAAGACCAGCCTGATCGAACAGGTCGCGGCGCGCTCGCGACACGGCGTGCTGCGCTCCAACATGAACGGGCAGACCACGGTCGGCGATTTCGTCGGCTTCTGGACGGTCAAGGGCGGCGAGACTTTATGGGTCGACGGTGTGCTGCCCACCGCGATGCGCGAAGGCCTGTGGCTGATCGTCGACGAAATCGACTTCGCCGAGCCGTCGATTCTCGCCGCGCTCACCGCTGTGCTCGAACCGCACGGCCGCCTCGTGCTGAAGGAGAAAGGCAACGAGATCGTCGCGCCGCATCCGGCATTCCGGCTCTTCGCCACCGCGAACGCGGTCGGCGCAATGAGCCAGTTCCGCCATCTGTATCAGGGCGCCAATCTGATGAACGAGGCGTTTCTCGATCGCTGGCGCGTGTATCTGCTCGACTATCTGTCGCCCGCCGAAGAAGCCGACGTGCTGATCCGCACGCTCGCCCCGCACATGACGCGCACGCTCGCCACCACGCTCGCCGCGATTGCCGCCGACTGCCGCGCGGCGTTCTCGCGCGAAGATCTGTCGAGCGCGTTCTCGACGCGGCGCCTGCTCGATTGGGCCGAACTGATGTTGCGCACCGGCGACCCCGAACGCGCGGCCGGGCCGGCCATCTACGCGAAGGTGAGTCCGGAAGACGCCGCGTTGATTCGCGGCATCATTCGCCATCACATCGCGCCGGCCGCCTGA
- a CDS encoding cobalamin biosynthesis protein CobT, producing the protein MHATHDTRGFTFESTLSKVARVLTGQYGVTVAFSPDGPRVEPGRIVIPDYELNGGIERDVLIGYLDLLVARAKHASLAELDALPAGIEAKFAQVIDDRRVCGELLDEYPGARWFIGKLRVHAAERVRQRWPKLHWRDRLVWLVERALWDESPTQTEAVHSLLAALHASQDLLHEARGSRSTAQSIATARTLVARVRALSAGDVNSMVFTADPVEDIDTETAASSSAPLDDEDDTVLPDHDSANSPPSERSGGAQAENAVGMGQSLGDAQPPSADSEGEAGAAVANTVRAQLSIPLATEFDDIADLTGQGDSAAWRELRAQARADTAPLKEKLERALSADERTRWRREQERGEIDRTALAKLATSPGYRTPFRTQRAHKGRDVAVTLLIDRSGSMAGRKIELARQCATALCDALTQLSFDCEVLGYCSVESEPMRQLYQRQLAAGADLRRYNRFVERLDLKVYKRFGATDLSGIARIDCGHENPDGEALAWAATRLADHQASRRILIVFSDGYPSTGDGDPQVLRSDLRERVAAIGQRGIELVGIGVLTDAVEDFYPHNVVVSRLAELPSTVFSVLSTMLLKR; encoded by the coding sequence ATGCACGCTACGCACGACACGCGCGGTTTCACCTTCGAATCCACGCTCAGCAAAGTCGCCCGTGTGCTGACGGGGCAATACGGCGTGACGGTCGCGTTCAGTCCGGACGGGCCGCGCGTCGAACCTGGCCGGATCGTGATTCCCGATTACGAGCTGAACGGCGGCATCGAGCGCGATGTGCTGATCGGCTATCTGGATCTGCTGGTGGCGCGCGCGAAACATGCGTCGCTCGCGGAGCTCGACGCGTTGCCGGCCGGGATCGAAGCGAAATTTGCGCAGGTGATCGACGACCGTCGCGTGTGCGGTGAATTGCTCGACGAGTATCCGGGCGCGCGCTGGTTCATCGGCAAACTGCGCGTGCATGCGGCCGAACGTGTGCGGCAACGCTGGCCGAAACTGCATTGGCGCGACCGGCTGGTCTGGCTGGTGGAGCGCGCGCTGTGGGACGAGTCGCCGACGCAAACCGAAGCGGTCCATTCGCTGCTCGCCGCGTTGCACGCGTCGCAGGATCTATTGCACGAAGCACGTGGCAGCCGCTCGACCGCGCAGAGCATCGCGACGGCGCGAACGCTGGTGGCGCGCGTGCGCGCGTTGTCGGCGGGTGACGTGAACAGCATGGTCTTCACCGCGGACCCGGTCGAAGATATCGACACAGAAACGGCCGCGAGTTCGTCCGCGCCGCTCGACGACGAAGACGACACCGTGCTGCCCGATCACGACAGCGCGAATTCGCCGCCGTCGGAGCGCAGCGGCGGCGCTCAGGCGGAGAACGCGGTCGGCATGGGCCAATCGCTCGGCGACGCGCAACCGCCTTCGGCGGATAGCGAAGGCGAAGCCGGCGCTGCTGTAGCCAACACAGTGCGCGCGCAACTGTCCATTCCCCTCGCCACCGAATTCGACGACATCGCCGACCTCACCGGTCAGGGCGACAGCGCGGCGTGGCGTGAACTGCGCGCGCAAGCCCGTGCGGACACCGCGCCGCTGAAGGAAAAACTCGAACGTGCGCTGAGCGCCGACGAACGCACGCGCTGGCGCCGCGAGCAGGAGCGCGGCGAGATCGACCGTACCGCGCTCGCGAAACTCGCCACTTCGCCGGGTTACCGCACGCCGTTTCGTACGCAGCGGGCGCACAAGGGGCGCGACGTGGCGGTCACGTTGCTGATCGACCGTAGCGGCTCGATGGCCGGCCGCAAGATCGAACTCGCGCGCCAATGCGCGACCGCGTTGTGCGATGCGCTGACGCAGTTGTCGTTCGATTGCGAGGTGCTGGGCTATTGTTCGGTCGAATCGGAGCCGATGCGTCAGCTTTATCAGCGGCAGCTTGCCGCGGGCGCGGATTTGCGGCGCTATAACCGGTTTGTCGAGCGGCTCGATCTGAAAGTCTACAAACGCTTCGGCGCGACGGACCTGAGCGGCATCGCGCGGATCGACTGCGGACACGAGAACCCCGACGGCGAAGCGCTCGCGTGGGCCGCGACGCGTCTGGCGGATCATCAGGCCAGCCGGCGCATTCTGATCGTATTCTCCGACGGTTATCCCTCAACCGGCGACGGCGACCCGCAAGTGCTGCGCAGCGATCTGCGCGAACGCGTGGCGGCGATCGGCCAGCGCGGTATCGAGTTGGTGGGGATCGGCGTGTTGACCGACGCCGTGGAGGATTTTTATCCGCACAACGTGGTGGTGAGCCGTCTCGCGGAATTACCGTCGACGGTGTTCTCCGTACTGAGCACGATGCTGCTGAAGCGCTAG
- a CDS encoding MBL fold metallo-hydrolase has translation MSPLIEALYDTTTGTFTYVVFAAEGSACAVIDPVLDYDPKSGHTSTASAERVVDFVKAHGLQVEWLLETHAHADHVSAAPYLKGALGGRIAIGADIRIVQGAFKRVFNLADEMRTDGRQFDHLFAPGETFSIGGLGGEALHVPGHTPADMAYRIGDAVFVGDTLFMPDLGSARCDFPGGDAGTLYESARGLLALPPETRLCMCHDYPPPSREPRWQTTVAEQRRDNIHLHDGVSEEAFVALRTARDRTLGMPTLILPAIQINIRAGALPEPEANGVRYLKIPLNAF, from the coding sequence ATGAGCCCGTTGATCGAAGCCCTCTACGACACCACGACCGGCACGTTCACGTATGTGGTGTTCGCCGCCGAAGGCTCGGCCTGCGCGGTGATCGACCCGGTACTCGACTACGACCCGAAGTCCGGGCATACGTCGACGGCGTCGGCGGAACGCGTCGTGGACTTTGTCAAAGCCCATGGCTTGCAGGTCGAATGGTTGCTGGAGACGCACGCGCATGCCGATCATGTTTCGGCGGCGCCGTATCTGAAGGGCGCGCTGGGCGGCAGGATCGCCATCGGCGCGGATATCCGCATCGTGCAGGGCGCGTTCAAACGTGTCTTCAATCTGGCCGACGAGATGCGCACTGACGGCCGCCAGTTCGATCATCTGTTCGCCCCGGGCGAGACCTTCAGCATCGGCGGATTGGGCGGCGAGGCGCTGCATGTGCCGGGCCATACGCCCGCCGACATGGCGTACCGGATCGGCGATGCGGTGTTCGTCGGCGATACGCTGTTCATGCCGGACCTCGGCTCGGCGCGCTGCGATTTTCCGGGCGGCGACGCGGGTACGCTATACGAGTCCGCGCGCGGGTTGCTGGCGCTGCCGCCGGAAACGCGGCTGTGCATGTGCCACGACTACCCGCCACCCTCGCGCGAACCGCGCTGGCAGACCACCGTGGCCGAACAGCGCCGCGACAATATCCATTTGCACGACGGCGTGAGCGAAGAGGCGTTCGTCGCGCTGCGCACCGCGCGCGACCGCACGCTCGGCATGCCGACGCTGATTCTGCCGGCTATCCAGATCAATATCCGCGCGGGCGCGCTGCCGGAGCCGGAGGCGAACGGCGTGCGCTATCTGAAGATTCCGCTGAACGCGTTCTGA
- a CDS encoding class II glutamine amidotransferase, whose product MCRWLAYTGNPLQLETVLFNAKHSLIDQSLHSRLGHTTTNGDGFGIGWYGHPTDIPFRYRCIQPAWSDRNLREAARAIRAPLFVAHIRAATDTPSQETNCHPFRYGRWLFAHNGLVRNYPVVRRDLMLAIDPELFPSIEGSTDSEVLFFLALTFGLELAPVTALERMVGFVETTGRAHGVDEPLNMTVCATDGEQIVAVRYSSEGASRSLFHSTSFHHLHELYPDDSRITAAGDDAFLVLSEPLADLPGWWEEIPESTAVVARGGTIEQYPFKPQLA is encoded by the coding sequence ATGTGCCGCTGGCTCGCTTATACAGGTAACCCGCTTCAGCTCGAAACGGTGCTGTTCAACGCGAAACACTCGCTGATCGATCAGAGCCTGCATTCGCGGCTCGGCCATACCACCACGAACGGCGACGGCTTCGGTATCGGCTGGTACGGCCACCCGACCGATATTCCGTTCCGTTACCGCTGCATCCAGCCGGCGTGGAGCGACCGCAATCTGCGCGAAGCCGCGCGGGCGATTCGCGCGCCGCTGTTCGTCGCGCATATCCGCGCGGCGACCGACACGCCTTCGCAGGAAACCAACTGTCATCCGTTCCGCTATGGCCGCTGGCTGTTCGCGCACAATGGCCTGGTGCGCAACTATCCGGTGGTGCGGCGCGATCTGATGCTGGCGATCGACCCCGAGCTGTTTCCTTCGATTGAAGGCTCGACCGATTCCGAGGTGTTGTTCTTTCTGGCGCTGACGTTCGGCCTTGAACTCGCGCCGGTTACCGCGCTCGAACGTATGGTGGGTTTCGTCGAAACCACCGGCCGCGCGCATGGCGTCGACGAACCGCTGAACATGACGGTGTGCGCGACCGACGGCGAGCAGATCGTCGCGGTACGCTATTCGAGCGAAGGGGCGTCGCGCTCGCTGTTTCACAGCACGTCGTTTCATCATCTGCACGAGTTGTATCCGGACGACTCGCGCATCACGGCGGCCGGCGACGACGCGTTTCTGGTGCTGTCCGAGCCGCTCGCCGATCTGCCGGGCTGGTGGGAGGAAATTCCCGAAAGCACGGCGGTGGTGGCGCGCGGCGGCACGATCGAGCAATATCCGTTCAAGCCGCAACTGGCGTGA
- a CDS encoding MarC family protein: MVESLISDILFGFTGLISIINPIGIAFVFLDRTASLTTEERTALARKIAINVVCVLLVAFFIGTPILHFFGISMQALRIGGGLAVAVGGWQMLNAPDTQPAEQPAVKRVDADNAMSKAFFPFTIPLTTGPGSIATAIALTANRTHKLSEFVLSSVASVVISLLVALSVYLVYSRAVIFARYLGVEGTKVAMRVSSFLLLCIGVQIMLTGFSEFLIPIATLQPVIK; the protein is encoded by the coding sequence ATGGTCGAAAGTCTGATCTCGGACATTCTGTTTGGCTTCACCGGGCTGATCAGCATCATCAACCCGATCGGCATTGCCTTTGTCTTCCTTGACCGGACTGCGTCGTTGACCACCGAGGAGCGCACCGCGCTCGCCCGCAAGATCGCCATCAACGTGGTCTGCGTGCTGCTGGTGGCGTTCTTTATCGGCACCCCGATCCTGCATTTCTTCGGCATTTCGATGCAGGCGCTGCGCATCGGCGGCGGCCTCGCGGTCGCGGTCGGCGGCTGGCAGATGCTCAACGCGCCCGATACCCAGCCGGCCGAGCAACCGGCGGTGAAACGCGTCGACGCGGACAACGCCATGTCGAAGGCGTTCTTCCCATTCACCATTCCGCTGACCACCGGGCCGGGCTCGATCGCCACCGCCATCGCGCTGACCGCGAACCGCACGCACAAGCTGTCCGAGTTCGTGCTGTCGAGCGTTGCGTCGGTGGTTATCTCGCTGCTGGTGGCGCTCAGCGTCTATCTGGTATACAGCCGTGCGGTGATTTTCGCCCGTTACCTCGGCGTGGAAGGCACCAAGGTCGCCATGCGCGTCTCGTCGTTTCTGCTGTTGTGTATTGGCGTGCAGATCATGCTGACCGGCTTCTCCGAATTCCTGATTCCGATCGCGACGTTGCAGCCGGTGATCAAGTAG
- a CDS encoding DUF3311 domain-containing protein, giving the protein MLLRVLAALPFVGILLGVPFVNRVEPLMLGMPFVLAWIVMWVVLSAIIMAVVYRLDPSNRQLAAVEGEEVRP; this is encoded by the coding sequence ATGTTGCTTCGTGTACTCGCCGCGCTGCCGTTCGTCGGCATACTGCTCGGTGTTCCGTTTGTGAATCGCGTCGAGCCGCTGATGCTCGGCATGCCGTTCGTGCTGGCCTGGATCGTCATGTGGGTCGTGCTCAGCGCGATCATCATGGCGGTCGTCTACCGTCTGGACCCGTCCAACCGTCAACTCGCCGCCGTCGAAGGCGAGGAGGTCCGCCCATGA